From Gopherus flavomarginatus isolate rGopFla2 chromosome 16, rGopFla2.mat.asm, whole genome shotgun sequence, a single genomic window includes:
- the TYK2 gene encoding non-receptor tyrosine-protein kinase TYK2 isoform X3, with translation MLASLLSGPGEMSLCQCAGKHSDSDMEGCCFSAGGGLKVYLHWSGEEEERCQTYTQGVLSAEEICIDIAQKIGITPLCYSLFALCDVQARVWLPPNHVFEISKDTNLNLLFGMRYYFRNWHAMSDKEPAVYRNVPRQSDALEDKLQGGALLDKSSFEYLFEQGKYEFINDVVSLKDLQSEQEIHRFKNESLGMAVLHLSHMALKRGVSLEEVAKKNSFKGCIPRSFCRQIQQNSYLTKFRMRNVFRKFVQRFQRHTVSAGKLTEQDIMYKYLATLENLAPRFGSELFPVLSLETASEGEKSAESLPHRGYFGRKTRAKELDLKGPCQPVERSEAKWVRFCDFQEITHIALEDCKVSINRQDNKCLELVLPSYEMALSLVSLVDGYFRLTADSSHYLCHEVAPPRLVMSVLNGIHGPMQEEFVFAKLKREEQDGLYVIRWSILDFNRLILSVMKRDRGQATPKYKQFRIQKRGISFVLEGWEREFSTVRELMDVLKGCTLKSGDESFAVRRCCPPKPGEISDLIITRRVKDSTRQILNLTQLSFHQIRKNEITQRAHLGQGTRTNIYEGVLHVCGAAGGDDEAEYFSTEQNNNSREMHVVLKVLDPSHRDIALAFFETASLMSQVSHIHLAFVHGVCVRGSENIMVEEYIEHGPLDVLLRKEKGRVTVGWKITVAKQLASALSYLEDKNLVHGNVCAKNILLARKGLENGLLPFVKLSDPGVSFTVLSREERVDRIPWIAPECVQDVGSLSTAADKWSFGTTLLEICFDADVPLKERTPSEKERFYEKKHRLPEPSCKELAALISQCLTYAPSERPSFRTILRDLTQLQPHNLVDVTSVSPEFPVSDPTVFQKRYLKKIRELGEGHFGKVSLYCYDPTNDGTGEMVAVKSLKSGCSQQLLTSWKREIEILKTLYHENIVKYKGCCSEQGEKIVQLIMEYVPLGSLRDYLPKHNVSLAHILLFAQQICEGMAYLHSLHYIHRDLAARNVLLENENVVKIGDFGLAKAIPEGHEYYRVCEDGDSPVFWYAMECLKECKFYYASDVWSFGVTLYELLTHCDSSQSPPVKFIEMIGATQGQMTVLRLIELLDRGKRLPSPKDCPCEIYCLMKNCWESEASFRPAFKNLVPILKNFHEKYKAQAPSVFSVC, from the exons GGATCACGCCGCTCTGCTACAGCCTCTTCGCACTCTGTGATGTGCAGGCCAGAGTCTGGCTCCCTCCCAATCATGTGTTTGAAATCAGCAAAGACACCAACCTGAATCTGCTCTTCGGCATGAG GTACTACTTCCGCAACTGGCATGCGATGAGCGACAAAGAGCCGGCCGTTTACCGCAACGTTCCTCGGCAGAGCGATGCCCTCGAGGACAAGCTGCAGGGCGGTGCGCTTCTGGACAAGTCGTCCTTCGAGTATCTCTTTGAGCAG GGGAAATACGAGTTCATTAATGATGTTGTGTCTCTGAAAGACCTTCAGAGCGAGCAGGAGATCCACCGATTTAAGAATGAGAGCTTAGGCATGGCTGTCCTTCACCTCTCTCACATGGCTCTCAAACGAGGCGTCTCTCTCGAAGAAGTGGCCAAAAAAAACAG CTTCAAGGGCTGCATCCCGCGCTCCTTCTGCAGGCAGATCCAGCAGAACAGCTACCTGACCAAGTTCCGCATGAGGAACGTCTTCAGGAAGTTCGTGCAGCGCTTCCAGCGGCACACGGTCAGTGCTGGGAAGCTGACGGAGCAGGACATCATGTACAAGTACCTGGCCACCTTGGAGAACCTGGCCCCCCGCTTCGGGAGTGAGCTCTTCCCGGTCCTTTCCCTGGAGACGGCCTCCGAGGGCGAGAAG AGTGCAGAAAGCCTCCCCCACCGGGGCTATTTTGGGAGAAAGACCAGAGCCAAAGAGCTGGACCTCAAAGGGCCGTGTCAGCCAGTGGAGAGGAGCGAGGCCAAGTGGGTGCGCTTCTGTGACTTCCAGGAGATCACGCACATTGCCCTCGAGGACTGCAAAGTCAGCATCAACCGCCAAGACAACAAGTGCCTG GAGCTGGTTCTCCCATCCTACGAAATGGCCCTGTCCCTGGTGTCGCTGGTGGATGGCTACTTCAGGCTCACGGCTGACTCCAGCCACTACCTGTGCCACGAGGTAGCCCCGCCACGGCTGGTGATGAGTGTCCTGAACGGCATCCATGGGCCAATGCA GGAGGAGTTTGTCTTCGCCAAGCTGAAGCGGGAGGAGCAGGATGGGCTGTACGTCATCCGCTGGAGCATCCTCGACTTCAACAGGCTGATCCTGTCGGTGATGAAGAGGGACAGAGGGCAG GCCACCCCCAAGTACAAGCAGTTCCGGATCCAGAAGAGAGGCATCTCCTTtgtgctggagggctgggagCGGGAGTTCTCCACCGTACGGGAGCTGATGGACGTTCTCAAAGGCTGCACACTCAAGTCGGGGGATGAGAGCTTCGCGGTGAGGAGGTGCTGCCCGCCGAAGCCGGGAG AGATTTCAGACCTGATCATCACTCGGAGGGTGAAGGACAGCACCAGGCAGATCCTGAACCTGACCCAGCTCAGCTTCCACCAGATCCGGAAAAATGAGATCACCCAG AGAGCTCACCTCGGCCAGGGCACCCGCACCAACATCTACGAGGGTGTGCTGCATGTTTGCGGGGCTGCTGGCGGGGATGACGAGGCCGAGTACTTCTCCACCGAGCAGAACAACAACAGTCGGGAGATGCATGTGGTACTCAAGGTGCTGGACCCCAGCCACAGGGACATCGCCCTG GCGTTCTTTGAGACGGCCAGCCTCATGAGCCAGGTCTCGCACATCCACCTGGCCTTCGTGCATGGCGTCTGCGTGCGAGGCTCCGAGA ATATCATGGTGGAGGAGTACATCGAGCACGGCCCCCTGGATGTTTTGCTGCGGAAGGAGAAAGGCCGGGTGACCGTCGGCTGGAAGATCACGGTTGCGAAGCAGCTCGCCAGCGCCCTGAGCTACTTG GAGGACAAAAACCTGGTGCATGGCAACGTGTGTGCCAAGAACATCCTGCTGGCCAGGAAGGGGTTGGAGAATGGGTTGTTGCCTTTCGTGAAGCTCAGCGACCCTGGGGTCAGCTTCACGGTGCTCTCCCGAGAAG AGCGAGTGGACCGGATCCCCTGGATCGCCCCGGAGTGCGTCCAGGATGTCGGCAGCCTCAGCACCGCAGCCGACAAATGGAGCTTTGGCACCACCCTGCTGGAGATCTGCTTTGATGCGGACGTCCCGCTGAAAGAGCGCACCCCCTCTGAG AAAGAGCGCTTCTATGAGAAGAAGCACCGCCTGCCCGAGCCGTCCTGCAAGGAGCTGGCCGCCCTGATCAGCCAGTGCCTGACCTACGCCCCCAGCGAGCGGCCCTCTTTCCGAACCATCCTGCGGGACCTCACCCAGCTGCAGCCGCACA ACCTCGTCGATGTCACTTCCGTGAGCCCCGAGTTTCCCGTGTCGGACCCCACGGTCTTTCAGAAACGCTACCTGAAGAAGATCCGAGAACTGGGGGAG GGTCACTTCGGCAAAGTGAGCCTGTACTGCTATGACCCCACCAACGACGGCACCGGGGAGATGGTGGCCGTGAAGTCACTGAAGTCTGGCTGCAGCCAGCAGCTCCTCACCAGCTGGAAGAGGGAGATCGAGATCCTCAAGACGCTGTACCACGAGAACATTGTCAAGTACAAGGGCTGCTGCAGCGAGCAAG GGGAGAAGATTGTGCAGCTCATCATGGAGTACGTGCCCCTGGGCAGCCTGCGGGATTACCTGCCCAAGCACAACGTCAGCCTGGCCCACATCCTCCTCTTTGCCCAGCAAATCTGTGAG GGCATGGCTTACCTGCACTCCCTGCACTACATCCACAGGGACCTGGCTGCTAGGAACGTGCTGCTGGAGAACGAGAATGTGGTGAAGATCGGTGATTTCGGACTGGCCAAAGCCATCCCCGAAGGGCACGAATATTACCGCGTCTGCGAGGACGGAGACAGCCCTGTCTTCTG GTACGCTATGGAGTGCCTGAAGGAGTGCAAGTTCTATTACGCCTCCGACGTCTGGTCCTTCGGTGTCACTCTCTACGAGCTCCTGACACACTGTgactccagccagagcccccccGTG AAATTCATCGAGATGATTGGTGCGACTCAGGGTCAGATGACAGTGCTGAGGCTGATCGAGCTGCTGGACAGGGGGAAGAGGCTCCCGAGCCCGAAGGACTGTCCTTGTGAG ATCTACTGCTTAATGAAAAACTGCTGGGAATCCGAAGCTTCCTTCCGCCCAGCGTTTAAGAACCTCGTCCCCATCCTGAAGAACTTCCACGAGAAATACAAGGCTCAGGCCCCCTCGGTCTTCAGTGTGTGTTGA
- the TYK2 gene encoding non-receptor tyrosine-protein kinase TYK2 isoform X1: MLASLLSGPGEMSLCQCAGKHSDSDMEGCCFSAGGGLKVYLHWSGEEEERCQTYTQGVLSAEEICIDIAQKIGITPLCYSLFALCDVQARVWLPPNHVFEISKDTNLNLLFGMRYYFRNWHAMSDKEPAVYRNVPRQSDALEDKLQGGALLDKSSFEYLFEQGKYEFINDVVSLKDLQSEQEIHRFKNESLGMAVLHLSHMALKRGVSLEEVAKKNSFKGCIPRSFCRQIQQNSYLTKFRMRNVFRKFVQRFQRHTVSAGKLTEQDIMYKYLATLENLAPRFGSELFPVLSLETASEGEKVLLYVNGGHAQLEDGWVSSPRDRPTTHEVLVTGTDGIQWRTVPVESAESLPHRGYFGRKTRAKELDLKGPCQPVERSEAKWVRFCDFQEITHIALEDCKVSINRQDNKCLELVLPSYEMALSLVSLVDGYFRLTADSSHYLCHEVAPPRLVMSVLNGIHGPMQEEFVFAKLKREEQDGLYVIRWSILDFNRLILSVMKRDRGQATPKYKQFRIQKRGISFVLEGWEREFSTVRELMDVLKGCTLKSGDESFAVRRCCPPKPGEISDLIITRRVKDSTRQILNLTQLSFHQIRKNEITQRAHLGQGTRTNIYEGVLHVCGAAGGDDEAEYFSTEQNNNSREMHVVLKVLDPSHRDIALAFFETASLMSQVSHIHLAFVHGVCVRGSENIMVEEYIEHGPLDVLLRKEKGRVTVGWKITVAKQLASALSYLEDKNLVHGNVCAKNILLARKGLENGLLPFVKLSDPGVSFTVLSREERVDRIPWIAPECVQDVGSLSTAADKWSFGTTLLEICFDADVPLKERTPSEKERFYEKKHRLPEPSCKELAALISQCLTYAPSERPSFRTILRDLTQLQPHNLVDVTSVSPEFPVSDPTVFQKRYLKKIRELGEGHFGKVSLYCYDPTNDGTGEMVAVKSLKSGCSQQLLTSWKREIEILKTLYHENIVKYKGCCSEQGEKIVQLIMEYVPLGSLRDYLPKHNVSLAHILLFAQQICEGMAYLHSLHYIHRDLAARNVLLENENVVKIGDFGLAKAIPEGHEYYRVCEDGDSPVFWYAMECLKECKFYYASDVWSFGVTLYELLTHCDSSQSPPVKFIEMIGATQGQMTVLRLIELLDRGKRLPSPKDCPCEIYCLMKNCWESEASFRPAFKNLVPILKNFHEKYKAQAPSVFSVC, translated from the exons GGATCACGCCGCTCTGCTACAGCCTCTTCGCACTCTGTGATGTGCAGGCCAGAGTCTGGCTCCCTCCCAATCATGTGTTTGAAATCAGCAAAGACACCAACCTGAATCTGCTCTTCGGCATGAG GTACTACTTCCGCAACTGGCATGCGATGAGCGACAAAGAGCCGGCCGTTTACCGCAACGTTCCTCGGCAGAGCGATGCCCTCGAGGACAAGCTGCAGGGCGGTGCGCTTCTGGACAAGTCGTCCTTCGAGTATCTCTTTGAGCAG GGGAAATACGAGTTCATTAATGATGTTGTGTCTCTGAAAGACCTTCAGAGCGAGCAGGAGATCCACCGATTTAAGAATGAGAGCTTAGGCATGGCTGTCCTTCACCTCTCTCACATGGCTCTCAAACGAGGCGTCTCTCTCGAAGAAGTGGCCAAAAAAAACAG CTTCAAGGGCTGCATCCCGCGCTCCTTCTGCAGGCAGATCCAGCAGAACAGCTACCTGACCAAGTTCCGCATGAGGAACGTCTTCAGGAAGTTCGTGCAGCGCTTCCAGCGGCACACGGTCAGTGCTGGGAAGCTGACGGAGCAGGACATCATGTACAAGTACCTGGCCACCTTGGAGAACCTGGCCCCCCGCTTCGGGAGTGAGCTCTTCCCGGTCCTTTCCCTGGAGACGGCCTCCGAGGGCGAGAAGGTGCTGCTCTATGTGAACGGAGGGCACGCACAGCTGGAGGACGGCTGGGTGTCGTCTCCCAGGGACAGGCCCACCACCCATGAAGTCCTGGTCACCGGCACGGACGGGATTCAGTGGCGGACTGTCCCTGTTGAG AGTGCAGAAAGCCTCCCCCACCGGGGCTATTTTGGGAGAAAGACCAGAGCCAAAGAGCTGGACCTCAAAGGGCCGTGTCAGCCAGTGGAGAGGAGCGAGGCCAAGTGGGTGCGCTTCTGTGACTTCCAGGAGATCACGCACATTGCCCTCGAGGACTGCAAAGTCAGCATCAACCGCCAAGACAACAAGTGCCTG GAGCTGGTTCTCCCATCCTACGAAATGGCCCTGTCCCTGGTGTCGCTGGTGGATGGCTACTTCAGGCTCACGGCTGACTCCAGCCACTACCTGTGCCACGAGGTAGCCCCGCCACGGCTGGTGATGAGTGTCCTGAACGGCATCCATGGGCCAATGCA GGAGGAGTTTGTCTTCGCCAAGCTGAAGCGGGAGGAGCAGGATGGGCTGTACGTCATCCGCTGGAGCATCCTCGACTTCAACAGGCTGATCCTGTCGGTGATGAAGAGGGACAGAGGGCAG GCCACCCCCAAGTACAAGCAGTTCCGGATCCAGAAGAGAGGCATCTCCTTtgtgctggagggctgggagCGGGAGTTCTCCACCGTACGGGAGCTGATGGACGTTCTCAAAGGCTGCACACTCAAGTCGGGGGATGAGAGCTTCGCGGTGAGGAGGTGCTGCCCGCCGAAGCCGGGAG AGATTTCAGACCTGATCATCACTCGGAGGGTGAAGGACAGCACCAGGCAGATCCTGAACCTGACCCAGCTCAGCTTCCACCAGATCCGGAAAAATGAGATCACCCAG AGAGCTCACCTCGGCCAGGGCACCCGCACCAACATCTACGAGGGTGTGCTGCATGTTTGCGGGGCTGCTGGCGGGGATGACGAGGCCGAGTACTTCTCCACCGAGCAGAACAACAACAGTCGGGAGATGCATGTGGTACTCAAGGTGCTGGACCCCAGCCACAGGGACATCGCCCTG GCGTTCTTTGAGACGGCCAGCCTCATGAGCCAGGTCTCGCACATCCACCTGGCCTTCGTGCATGGCGTCTGCGTGCGAGGCTCCGAGA ATATCATGGTGGAGGAGTACATCGAGCACGGCCCCCTGGATGTTTTGCTGCGGAAGGAGAAAGGCCGGGTGACCGTCGGCTGGAAGATCACGGTTGCGAAGCAGCTCGCCAGCGCCCTGAGCTACTTG GAGGACAAAAACCTGGTGCATGGCAACGTGTGTGCCAAGAACATCCTGCTGGCCAGGAAGGGGTTGGAGAATGGGTTGTTGCCTTTCGTGAAGCTCAGCGACCCTGGGGTCAGCTTCACGGTGCTCTCCCGAGAAG AGCGAGTGGACCGGATCCCCTGGATCGCCCCGGAGTGCGTCCAGGATGTCGGCAGCCTCAGCACCGCAGCCGACAAATGGAGCTTTGGCACCACCCTGCTGGAGATCTGCTTTGATGCGGACGTCCCGCTGAAAGAGCGCACCCCCTCTGAG AAAGAGCGCTTCTATGAGAAGAAGCACCGCCTGCCCGAGCCGTCCTGCAAGGAGCTGGCCGCCCTGATCAGCCAGTGCCTGACCTACGCCCCCAGCGAGCGGCCCTCTTTCCGAACCATCCTGCGGGACCTCACCCAGCTGCAGCCGCACA ACCTCGTCGATGTCACTTCCGTGAGCCCCGAGTTTCCCGTGTCGGACCCCACGGTCTTTCAGAAACGCTACCTGAAGAAGATCCGAGAACTGGGGGAG GGTCACTTCGGCAAAGTGAGCCTGTACTGCTATGACCCCACCAACGACGGCACCGGGGAGATGGTGGCCGTGAAGTCACTGAAGTCTGGCTGCAGCCAGCAGCTCCTCACCAGCTGGAAGAGGGAGATCGAGATCCTCAAGACGCTGTACCACGAGAACATTGTCAAGTACAAGGGCTGCTGCAGCGAGCAAG GGGAGAAGATTGTGCAGCTCATCATGGAGTACGTGCCCCTGGGCAGCCTGCGGGATTACCTGCCCAAGCACAACGTCAGCCTGGCCCACATCCTCCTCTTTGCCCAGCAAATCTGTGAG GGCATGGCTTACCTGCACTCCCTGCACTACATCCACAGGGACCTGGCTGCTAGGAACGTGCTGCTGGAGAACGAGAATGTGGTGAAGATCGGTGATTTCGGACTGGCCAAAGCCATCCCCGAAGGGCACGAATATTACCGCGTCTGCGAGGACGGAGACAGCCCTGTCTTCTG GTACGCTATGGAGTGCCTGAAGGAGTGCAAGTTCTATTACGCCTCCGACGTCTGGTCCTTCGGTGTCACTCTCTACGAGCTCCTGACACACTGTgactccagccagagcccccccGTG AAATTCATCGAGATGATTGGTGCGACTCAGGGTCAGATGACAGTGCTGAGGCTGATCGAGCTGCTGGACAGGGGGAAGAGGCTCCCGAGCCCGAAGGACTGTCCTTGTGAG ATCTACTGCTTAATGAAAAACTGCTGGGAATCCGAAGCTTCCTTCCGCCCAGCGTTTAAGAACCTCGTCCCCATCCTGAAGAACTTCCACGAGAAATACAAGGCTCAGGCCCCCTCGGTCTTCAGTGTGTGTTGA
- the TYK2 gene encoding non-receptor tyrosine-protein kinase TYK2 isoform X2 → MSLCQCAGKHSDSDMEGCCFSAGGGLKVYLHWSGEEEERCQTYTQGVLSAEEICIDIAQKIGITPLCYSLFALCDVQARVWLPPNHVFEISKDTNLNLLFGMRYYFRNWHAMSDKEPAVYRNVPRQSDALEDKLQGGALLDKSSFEYLFEQGKYEFINDVVSLKDLQSEQEIHRFKNESLGMAVLHLSHMALKRGVSLEEVAKKNSFKGCIPRSFCRQIQQNSYLTKFRMRNVFRKFVQRFQRHTVSAGKLTEQDIMYKYLATLENLAPRFGSELFPVLSLETASEGEKVLLYVNGGHAQLEDGWVSSPRDRPTTHEVLVTGTDGIQWRTVPVESAESLPHRGYFGRKTRAKELDLKGPCQPVERSEAKWVRFCDFQEITHIALEDCKVSINRQDNKCLELVLPSYEMALSLVSLVDGYFRLTADSSHYLCHEVAPPRLVMSVLNGIHGPMQEEFVFAKLKREEQDGLYVIRWSILDFNRLILSVMKRDRGQATPKYKQFRIQKRGISFVLEGWEREFSTVRELMDVLKGCTLKSGDESFAVRRCCPPKPGEISDLIITRRVKDSTRQILNLTQLSFHQIRKNEITQRAHLGQGTRTNIYEGVLHVCGAAGGDDEAEYFSTEQNNNSREMHVVLKVLDPSHRDIALAFFETASLMSQVSHIHLAFVHGVCVRGSENIMVEEYIEHGPLDVLLRKEKGRVTVGWKITVAKQLASALSYLEDKNLVHGNVCAKNILLARKGLENGLLPFVKLSDPGVSFTVLSREERVDRIPWIAPECVQDVGSLSTAADKWSFGTTLLEICFDADVPLKERTPSEKERFYEKKHRLPEPSCKELAALISQCLTYAPSERPSFRTILRDLTQLQPHNLVDVTSVSPEFPVSDPTVFQKRYLKKIRELGEGHFGKVSLYCYDPTNDGTGEMVAVKSLKSGCSQQLLTSWKREIEILKTLYHENIVKYKGCCSEQGEKIVQLIMEYVPLGSLRDYLPKHNVSLAHILLFAQQICEGMAYLHSLHYIHRDLAARNVLLENENVVKIGDFGLAKAIPEGHEYYRVCEDGDSPVFWYAMECLKECKFYYASDVWSFGVTLYELLTHCDSSQSPPVKFIEMIGATQGQMTVLRLIELLDRGKRLPSPKDCPCEIYCLMKNCWESEASFRPAFKNLVPILKNFHEKYKAQAPSVFSVC, encoded by the exons GGATCACGCCGCTCTGCTACAGCCTCTTCGCACTCTGTGATGTGCAGGCCAGAGTCTGGCTCCCTCCCAATCATGTGTTTGAAATCAGCAAAGACACCAACCTGAATCTGCTCTTCGGCATGAG GTACTACTTCCGCAACTGGCATGCGATGAGCGACAAAGAGCCGGCCGTTTACCGCAACGTTCCTCGGCAGAGCGATGCCCTCGAGGACAAGCTGCAGGGCGGTGCGCTTCTGGACAAGTCGTCCTTCGAGTATCTCTTTGAGCAG GGGAAATACGAGTTCATTAATGATGTTGTGTCTCTGAAAGACCTTCAGAGCGAGCAGGAGATCCACCGATTTAAGAATGAGAGCTTAGGCATGGCTGTCCTTCACCTCTCTCACATGGCTCTCAAACGAGGCGTCTCTCTCGAAGAAGTGGCCAAAAAAAACAG CTTCAAGGGCTGCATCCCGCGCTCCTTCTGCAGGCAGATCCAGCAGAACAGCTACCTGACCAAGTTCCGCATGAGGAACGTCTTCAGGAAGTTCGTGCAGCGCTTCCAGCGGCACACGGTCAGTGCTGGGAAGCTGACGGAGCAGGACATCATGTACAAGTACCTGGCCACCTTGGAGAACCTGGCCCCCCGCTTCGGGAGTGAGCTCTTCCCGGTCCTTTCCCTGGAGACGGCCTCCGAGGGCGAGAAGGTGCTGCTCTATGTGAACGGAGGGCACGCACAGCTGGAGGACGGCTGGGTGTCGTCTCCCAGGGACAGGCCCACCACCCATGAAGTCCTGGTCACCGGCACGGACGGGATTCAGTGGCGGACTGTCCCTGTTGAG AGTGCAGAAAGCCTCCCCCACCGGGGCTATTTTGGGAGAAAGACCAGAGCCAAAGAGCTGGACCTCAAAGGGCCGTGTCAGCCAGTGGAGAGGAGCGAGGCCAAGTGGGTGCGCTTCTGTGACTTCCAGGAGATCACGCACATTGCCCTCGAGGACTGCAAAGTCAGCATCAACCGCCAAGACAACAAGTGCCTG GAGCTGGTTCTCCCATCCTACGAAATGGCCCTGTCCCTGGTGTCGCTGGTGGATGGCTACTTCAGGCTCACGGCTGACTCCAGCCACTACCTGTGCCACGAGGTAGCCCCGCCACGGCTGGTGATGAGTGTCCTGAACGGCATCCATGGGCCAATGCA GGAGGAGTTTGTCTTCGCCAAGCTGAAGCGGGAGGAGCAGGATGGGCTGTACGTCATCCGCTGGAGCATCCTCGACTTCAACAGGCTGATCCTGTCGGTGATGAAGAGGGACAGAGGGCAG GCCACCCCCAAGTACAAGCAGTTCCGGATCCAGAAGAGAGGCATCTCCTTtgtgctggagggctgggagCGGGAGTTCTCCACCGTACGGGAGCTGATGGACGTTCTCAAAGGCTGCACACTCAAGTCGGGGGATGAGAGCTTCGCGGTGAGGAGGTGCTGCCCGCCGAAGCCGGGAG AGATTTCAGACCTGATCATCACTCGGAGGGTGAAGGACAGCACCAGGCAGATCCTGAACCTGACCCAGCTCAGCTTCCACCAGATCCGGAAAAATGAGATCACCCAG AGAGCTCACCTCGGCCAGGGCACCCGCACCAACATCTACGAGGGTGTGCTGCATGTTTGCGGGGCTGCTGGCGGGGATGACGAGGCCGAGTACTTCTCCACCGAGCAGAACAACAACAGTCGGGAGATGCATGTGGTACTCAAGGTGCTGGACCCCAGCCACAGGGACATCGCCCTG GCGTTCTTTGAGACGGCCAGCCTCATGAGCCAGGTCTCGCACATCCACCTGGCCTTCGTGCATGGCGTCTGCGTGCGAGGCTCCGAGA ATATCATGGTGGAGGAGTACATCGAGCACGGCCCCCTGGATGTTTTGCTGCGGAAGGAGAAAGGCCGGGTGACCGTCGGCTGGAAGATCACGGTTGCGAAGCAGCTCGCCAGCGCCCTGAGCTACTTG GAGGACAAAAACCTGGTGCATGGCAACGTGTGTGCCAAGAACATCCTGCTGGCCAGGAAGGGGTTGGAGAATGGGTTGTTGCCTTTCGTGAAGCTCAGCGACCCTGGGGTCAGCTTCACGGTGCTCTCCCGAGAAG AGCGAGTGGACCGGATCCCCTGGATCGCCCCGGAGTGCGTCCAGGATGTCGGCAGCCTCAGCACCGCAGCCGACAAATGGAGCTTTGGCACCACCCTGCTGGAGATCTGCTTTGATGCGGACGTCCCGCTGAAAGAGCGCACCCCCTCTGAG AAAGAGCGCTTCTATGAGAAGAAGCACCGCCTGCCCGAGCCGTCCTGCAAGGAGCTGGCCGCCCTGATCAGCCAGTGCCTGACCTACGCCCCCAGCGAGCGGCCCTCTTTCCGAACCATCCTGCGGGACCTCACCCAGCTGCAGCCGCACA ACCTCGTCGATGTCACTTCCGTGAGCCCCGAGTTTCCCGTGTCGGACCCCACGGTCTTTCAGAAACGCTACCTGAAGAAGATCCGAGAACTGGGGGAG GGTCACTTCGGCAAAGTGAGCCTGTACTGCTATGACCCCACCAACGACGGCACCGGGGAGATGGTGGCCGTGAAGTCACTGAAGTCTGGCTGCAGCCAGCAGCTCCTCACCAGCTGGAAGAGGGAGATCGAGATCCTCAAGACGCTGTACCACGAGAACATTGTCAAGTACAAGGGCTGCTGCAGCGAGCAAG GGGAGAAGATTGTGCAGCTCATCATGGAGTACGTGCCCCTGGGCAGCCTGCGGGATTACCTGCCCAAGCACAACGTCAGCCTGGCCCACATCCTCCTCTTTGCCCAGCAAATCTGTGAG GGCATGGCTTACCTGCACTCCCTGCACTACATCCACAGGGACCTGGCTGCTAGGAACGTGCTGCTGGAGAACGAGAATGTGGTGAAGATCGGTGATTTCGGACTGGCCAAAGCCATCCCCGAAGGGCACGAATATTACCGCGTCTGCGAGGACGGAGACAGCCCTGTCTTCTG GTACGCTATGGAGTGCCTGAAGGAGTGCAAGTTCTATTACGCCTCCGACGTCTGGTCCTTCGGTGTCACTCTCTACGAGCTCCTGACACACTGTgactccagccagagcccccccGTG AAATTCATCGAGATGATTGGTGCGACTCAGGGTCAGATGACAGTGCTGAGGCTGATCGAGCTGCTGGACAGGGGGAAGAGGCTCCCGAGCCCGAAGGACTGTCCTTGTGAG ATCTACTGCTTAATGAAAAACTGCTGGGAATCCGAAGCTTCCTTCCGCCCAGCGTTTAAGAACCTCGTCCCCATCCTGAAGAACTTCCACGAGAAATACAAGGCTCAGGCCCCCTCGGTCTTCAGTGTGTGTTGA